GCACAAACATCAGCGCTGTCGGCCCCGCGCCCGCCGGCGGCTTGACCTTCGTCGGCATTCGCCTTATAGCTGGTAGGCAGAAGTGGCGCTGCGCCGGGGCCGCTCCGTGCGGCCGGCGCGCCCTGCCTGAGTCACCCCGCACCCTATCATAACCCCGTGCGCTATCACGTGCTAGTCGTGTCGCTGCTCTTGCTGCCGGGGTGTGGCCGCCGGCCGCCCGCGCCCGCCGCTCCAGCCGCTGCTGCCGGACCCGGCGCAGTGGCGTTCCCCTCCGCGGCGGACGAGCCGCGGCTCGCCAATCTGCGCCAGTTGACCCGCGGCGGCGAGAACGCCGAGGCTTACTTCTCCGCGGATGGGCGCCGCCTGATCTTCCAGGCCACGCGGCCGGGCGAGAGCGCGTGCGACCAGATCTACACCATGGACGTGGACGGTGGCCGCTTGCGCCGGGTCTCGACCGGGAAGGGGCGCACCACCTGTGGCTACTTCTTCCCGTCGCAGCGCCGCATCCTCTACAGCTCGACTCACCTGGCGGATTCCGCATGCCCGCCGCCGCCGGACTACAGCCGCGGCTACGTCTGGGCGCTGCACGACTACGACATCTTCACCGCCCGCGTGGACGGCGCCGACCTCCGCCGCCTGACCGCAACGGCCGGCTACGACGCGGAGGCCACCATCGCGGCGGATGGCAAGCGCATCGTGTTCACTTCCATCCGGGACGGCGACCTCGAGATCTACACCATGGATGCGGACGGCGCCAACCTGCGCCGGCTGACGCACCAGGAGGGGTACGACGGCGGCGCCTTCTTCTCGCCGGATGGCCGGCGCATCGTCTATCGGGCGCACCACCCGACGGATGCGCAGGAACTGGCAGAATACCGCGCGCTCCTTTCCCGCGGACTGGTCCGTCCGACCCGTCTGGAAATCTTCATCATGGATGCCGACGGCTCGAACAAGCGCCAGCTCACGCACAACGGCGCGGCCAACTTCGCCCCCTTCTTCCACCCCAACGGCCGGCAGGTCATCTTCAGCTCGAATGTGCATGATCCGCGCGGGCGCAACTTCGATCTGTACCTGATCAACCTGGACGGCACCGGTCTGGAACGCGTGACCACGCACCCCGATTTTGACGGGTTCCCAATGTTCTCGCCGGATGGGAAGCGGCTGGTTTTCGCGTCCAACCGCGGCGCCAGGGTGCGTGGCGAGACGAACCTCTTCATCGCCGACTGGGTCGAGGCGCCAGCGCGCGCGAGCAGCCGCTGACCCAGGGAGGGGGCAAGGGCAGGCGCGAGGGCAAGGGAAGGGTCAGGGCAAGGGCGAGGCGAGGCCGAAGCTGCGGGAGAAGCTGTGGCACGGTGGGTGCACCTGCCAGGGCGAGGACCCGTCTCGCGGCGGCCAGGGTAAAGGACGTTGTGGAAGTAGCTTCATTCTACCGGAGGACGCTGCACGATTCCCGGCCGCTGGTCCTGCTGCTGGCCGCGGCGCTCGCGGCCTGCGCCAGTGCCGGCGCCGGTGGGCCAGCCGGCTCGCCCGGCGAGGGCCGCGCGGCGCTGGCGCGGATCACGGTGGAGAACCACACCGAGCACCGCCTCAGCATCGCCTTCCGGCCGGCCGCCCCGCCTGGCGCCGAAGTCGTGGTCGGTGTGGTGGAACCGAACGCGACCGCGACCGTGGCACCGGTGCCCGCAGGCGAACCCATCATCTTGCTGGCACGGAGCCGCGAAGGAGGAGAGCTGCGGCTTGCACCACGATCCTTCGA
This Gemmatimonadota bacterium DNA region includes the following protein-coding sequences:
- a CDS encoding PD40 domain-containing protein; this translates as MSLLLLPGCGRRPPAPAAPAAAAGPGAVAFPSAADEPRLANLRQLTRGGENAEAYFSADGRRLIFQATRPGESACDQIYTMDVDGGRLRRVSTGKGRTTCGYFFPSQRRILYSSTHLADSACPPPPDYSRGYVWALHDYDIFTARVDGADLRRLTATAGYDAEATIAADGKRIVFTSIRDGDLEIYTMDADGANLRRLTHQEGYDGGAFFSPDGRRIVYRAHHPTDAQELAEYRALLSRGLVRPTRLEIFIMDADGSNKRQLTHNGAANFAPFFHPNGRQVIFSSNVHDPRGRNFDLYLINLDGTGLERVTTHPDFDGFPMFSPDGKRLVFASNRGARVRGETNLFIADWVEAPARASSR